One Archangium violaceum genomic window, AAACGGGAGCAGTTGGTGGATGCCTTCCGCGGCTTCCTCTCGCATAGCGCGGCGATGCGCTCGCCGGAGATGCGGCGCCACTCGGAGCAGCTCGTCCAGTCGCTGCGCGGCGTGCGCAAGGGCGACACGCTCCTCATCACCTATCTACCGGGCCAGGGGCTGCTCATCTCCGGTGACGCGAGCCGGGGCGTGATGATTCCCGGCAAGGCCTTCGCGGACGCGCTCTTCACCGCCTGGCTGCGGGAGAACCCCATCTACGAGCGCCGCTGACGCGCGGCACGGGGCTCTCGCGGGGCTCAGATGAGGAAGGAGCCCTGGACCTCGGCGCCCTCGGCGAGCATGGCGGCCGTCCGGTCCAGTCGCTCGCGGCTGAGCTGGGTGAGCGCGCGGCGCACCTCGGGGTGGGGCAGCACCAGTTCCTTGACGGTCTCCTGATCCAACACCAGCAGGAGGCACGGGGTGGCGGACCGCACGGTGGCGGTGACGCGCAGGTCGAGCAGCAGGGAGATTTCTCCGAAGAGGGCGCCCTCGGTCATGTCCGGGTAGGACCGCTCGGTGCCCTCGGGGTCCTGGTGCACCACGAAGCAGCGCCCGCGCAGCAGCAGGTAGAGCGCGTTGCTGCGCTGGCCCTGCTGGAGCAGCACGGTGCCCGGCTCGACGGAGCGGCTCTGGAAACGCTGGGAGATGGCCCGCTTCTGCTCGTCGGAGAGCGGTTGGAAGAGGGGGTTGGACCTGAGCAGGTCGTCGAGCAGCCGCTCCTTGTAGAACTGGTGCACCACCTGCTCGAGCGAGGGGAAGTGGGTGCCGAGCCGGGTGAGCATCTCGCGCGTCACTTCCAGCAGGGTGCAGTCCCGGGTGGCGATCACCGTGGCCGTGCGCGGGGTGTCCGAGATGAGCGCCATCTCGCCGAAGAAGGAGCCCTCGCTCAGCTCGGCGAGCGTGTGCGGCAGGGAGTTCTCGGGCGTGTGCACCACGCGCACCGTGCCGTGGACGAGGATGAACATGGAGCTGCCCCGTTCTCCCTCGGTGATGATGGGCTCGCCACCGGGAACCCGGCGCACCTCCAGCATCCCGAGCAGGGCCAGGAAGACCTCCCGGGGGAGCTGGGAGAACAGGGGCGTGGGCGCGGGCTTGTCCAGAGGGGCGGCCTCGGTGCCCTGCTCGGTATCCTGCATCGCGATGAGGCTGGCCAGGTTCTCCTGCGTCTCCTGGTGGCCCGGGTCGAGGGCGAGGATGAGCTTGCAGGCGGCGATGGCGTGCAGGGTCTGCCCCTCGGCGGCGTAGCGGATGGCGAGGTGGTGGAACTCGCGGACGGCCTCCTGGCGCTGCCCGAGCTGGGCGAGGAGCTCGGCCACCTTGAGGCGCGCGGCGGAGTCGTTGGGGGAGAGCTCCACCACCTTGCGGTAGTCGGCGAGCGCCTCCGCGGGCTTTCCCTGGAGGATGTTGGCGGCGGCGCTGTCCTTGTATTGGCGGACGAGCTGCTGCGCTTCAGAGGGGGGGAGCGCCACGGGAACCTCCAGGATGGATGTTTCGGGTGCGACGGTGTGGCGCATGATCGACGAGATGGCGGGCCGGGTAAAGGCACAGGGTGAGCCGGGTTCGGCCTCAACCTCCCAAGTCATTTCCCACGGGCCGTTTTTTGAGGTAGTGTCGGCCGGAACATGGATGACCTCGAAGACGTGAAGCGCAAGCTGGGAGCCGCGCTCCTGGCGGCCCGGGAGCGTTCAGGACTCACCCAGGCGGATGTGT contains:
- a CDS encoding cyclic nucleotide-binding domain-containing protein, yielding MALPPSEAQQLVRQYKDSAAANILQGKPAEALADYRKVVELSPNDSAARLKVAELLAQLGQRQEAVREFHHLAIRYAAEGQTLHAIAACKLILALDPGHQETQENLASLIAMQDTEQGTEAAPLDKPAPTPLFSQLPREVFLALLGMLEVRRVPGGEPIITEGERGSSMFILVHGTVRVVHTPENSLPHTLAELSEGSFFGEMALISDTPRTATVIATRDCTLLEVTREMLTRLGTHFPSLEQVVHQFYKERLLDDLLRSNPLFQPLSDEQKRAISQRFQSRSVEPGTVLLQQGQRSNALYLLLRGRCFVVHQDPEGTERSYPDMTEGALFGEISLLLDLRVTATVRSATPCLLLVLDQETVKELVLPHPEVRRALTQLSRERLDRTAAMLAEGAEVQGSFLI